A portion of the Pseudomonas protegens CHA0 genome contains these proteins:
- a CDS encoding ankyrin repeat domain-containing protein — MQLKRFLKRGLIAAGLFTAGVVMASDGALLEAVRKGQLQQVQQLLEQGAALDGRGLDGSSPLLVATRDNRIDIARALIEAGADVNRKNLIQDSPYLLAGASGHNEILKLTLAHGADLKSTNRYGGTALIPACERGHVETVRLLIEAGVELDHVNHLGWTCLMEAIVLSDGGPAHQQIVAQLIAAGADLNLPDRAGLSPLQQAERRGQGAIAKLLRDAGAA; from the coding sequence CTCAAGCGTTTTCTCAAACGCGGCCTGATCGCCGCCGGCCTGTTCACTGCGGGGGTGGTCATGGCCAGCGATGGCGCGTTGCTGGAAGCGGTACGCAAGGGGCAACTGCAACAGGTGCAACAGTTGCTTGAGCAAGGCGCGGCGCTCGATGGCCGTGGCCTGGACGGCAGCAGCCCGCTGCTGGTGGCCACCCGGGACAACCGCATCGACATCGCCCGGGCGCTGATCGAGGCCGGGGCCGACGTCAACCGCAAGAACCTGATCCAGGACAGCCCCTACCTGCTGGCCGGCGCCAGCGGTCACAACGAAATCCTCAAGCTGACCCTGGCCCACGGCGCCGACCTCAAGAGCACCAACCGCTACGGCGGCACCGCGCTGATCCCGGCCTGCGAACGCGGCCACGTGGAAACCGTGCGCCTGCTGATCGAGGCCGGCGTCGAGCTGGACCACGTCAACCACCTGGGCTGGACCTGCCTGATGGAAGCCATAGTGCTGTCCGACGGCGGCCCGGCGCACCAACAGATCGTCGCCCAACTGATTGCCGCCGGCGCCGACCTGAACCTGCCGGACCGTGCCGGCCTCAGCCCGTTGCAACAGGCCGAGCGCCGTGGCCAGGGCGCCATCGCCAAGCTGCTGCGCGATGCCGGCGCTGCCTGA
- a CDS encoding helix-turn-helix domain-containing protein, whose amino-acid sequence MTIIVRLDVVMAKNKIRSKELAAILGITEANLSLLKNGKVKGMKIETLDKLCAALDCQPGDLLEYQATEPA is encoded by the coding sequence ATGACCATTATCGTTCGGCTTGACGTTGTCATGGCTAAAAACAAGATTCGCTCGAAAGAGTTGGCCGCCATCCTGGGCATTACCGAGGCCAATCTGTCGTTGCTGAAAAATGGCAAGGTCAAGGGGATGAAAATCGAGACCCTGGACAAACTCTGCGCCGCACTCGACTGCCAGCCCGGCGACCTGCTGGAATATCAGGCCACCGAGCCCGCGTGA
- a CDS encoding DUF6392 family protein, with product MDAATIGRWVSSLGLSHEELIARGERIETPTDKIYDEFDWLTVIVEPGLMLDFWEDSLALEKVLIELMPLEQGRSFYRGELPAPFSRSMTHADIRNLLGTPLRSGERRPSADGQYTLNAWESYRLPEHLHPGARVGFVYSADRQIKVLSFDLLEPQRD from the coding sequence ATGGACGCTGCAACGATCGGCCGCTGGGTAAGCAGCCTGGGGCTCAGCCATGAAGAACTGATCGCCCGGGGAGAACGCATCGAGACCCCGACGGACAAGATCTACGATGAATTCGATTGGCTGACCGTGATCGTCGAGCCCGGCCTGATGCTGGACTTCTGGGAAGACAGCCTGGCCCTGGAAAAGGTATTGATCGAACTCATGCCCCTTGAACAGGGGCGCTCCTTCTACAGGGGCGAGCTGCCCGCCCCGTTCTCGCGCAGCATGACCCACGCCGACATCCGCAACCTGCTGGGTACGCCCCTGCGATCGGGGGAGCGCAGGCCATCAGCAGATGGGCAATACACGCTCAACGCCTGGGAGAGCTACCGCCTGCCGGAGCACCTGCATCCCGGTGCGCGGGTTGGGTTCGTCTATAGCGCCGACCGGCAGATCAAGGTCCTGTCGTTCGACTTGCTGGAGCCGCAGCGCGACTGA
- a CDS encoding SMI1/KNR4 family protein, translating into MSSMTLDWNAWEIEPGSIVDEQLIAQVQHRLGVEFPSLYLELVQYAEAATPGIGGFAYDGGYTCISEFFEFGLSSQPWTLLWYASPGRVPGLAAGCLPIARDAGGLLICLDFNSPAVAVEIFDPESASRYPVAADFKAFVELWQP; encoded by the coding sequence ATGTCGAGCATGACCCTGGATTGGAATGCCTGGGAAATAGAACCCGGATCTATCGTGGACGAACAGCTGATCGCCCAGGTGCAGCATCGCCTCGGCGTCGAGTTTCCGTCGCTGTACCTGGAGCTGGTGCAGTACGCCGAGGCCGCCACGCCGGGGATCGGCGGCTTCGCCTATGACGGCGGCTACACCTGCATCAGCGAGTTCTTCGAATTCGGCCTGAGCAGCCAGCCCTGGACCCTGCTCTGGTACGCCAGCCCTGGCCGTGTGCCGGGGCTCGCCGCAGGCTGCCTGCCGATTGCCCGGGATGCCGGCGGCCTGCTGATCTGCCTGGACTTCAACAGCCCGGCCGTGGCGGTGGAAATCTTCGACCCCGAGAGCGCCAGCCGTTACCCGGTGGCCGCCGATTTCAAGGCCTTTGTCGAGCTGTGGCAGCCATGA
- a CDS encoding CynX/NimT family MFS transporter — protein sequence MQRTESTFQRWAGWALLVCLGLNLRPILSSVSPLLNEIRGATGMSFQSSAWLTSLPVICMGLVALLGVRIEARLGERRGVSLGLLLVLLACLVRLFFGQAAALLATALLGGAGVALIQALVPALIKRQFQHRVALAMGVYSASLMGGGGIAALLSPQVASHFANWQAGLGVWLLPAMAALLLWACLPLGAGRRNGSPAPLAGLWNNRRAWLLALYFGLVNCGYMSMVAWLPAYYLQMGWSASQSGSLLAFMTLFQVSAALLMPALAQRSSDRRPLLGISLAAQAAGFLGLVLWPLQSPHLWVALIGFGLGACFALSLILTLDHRRDPREAGQLAAFVQGVGFLINAVSPWLSGWLRQVTGSFVSAWWVLIVGVLAMLLLTRIFSPASYQARAQLDTAPQPA from the coding sequence ATGCAGCGAACTGAATCCACCTTCCAGCGCTGGGCCGGCTGGGCCCTGCTGGTGTGCCTGGGGCTGAACCTGCGGCCCATCCTCAGCTCGGTCAGCCCGCTGCTCAACGAGATCCGCGGCGCCACCGGCATGAGCTTCCAGAGCAGCGCCTGGCTCACCAGCCTGCCGGTGATCTGCATGGGCCTGGTGGCCTTGCTCGGTGTACGCATCGAAGCCCGCCTGGGCGAGCGTCGGGGCGTTTCCCTGGGCTTGCTGCTAGTGCTGCTGGCCTGCCTGGTGCGGCTGTTCTTCGGCCAGGCCGCGGCCTTGCTCGCCACCGCCCTGCTCGGCGGCGCCGGGGTGGCCTTGATCCAGGCCCTGGTGCCGGCGTTGATCAAGCGCCAGTTCCAGCACCGGGTGGCCCTGGCCATGGGCGTCTACTCGGCCTCGCTGATGGGCGGTGGCGGCATTGCCGCCCTGCTCAGCCCGCAGGTGGCCAGCCACTTCGCCAACTGGCAGGCGGGGCTTGGCGTCTGGCTGCTACCGGCCATGGCGGCGCTGCTGCTCTGGGCCTGCCTGCCCCTGGGCGCCGGCCGCCGCAACGGCAGCCCGGCCCCCCTGGCCGGGCTCTGGAACAACCGCCGCGCCTGGCTGCTGGCGTTGTATTTCGGCCTGGTGAACTGCGGCTACATGAGCATGGTCGCCTGGCTGCCGGCCTACTACCTGCAGATGGGCTGGAGCGCCAGCCAGAGCGGTTCGCTGCTGGCCTTCATGACCCTGTTCCAAGTCAGCGCCGCCCTGCTGATGCCGGCCCTGGCCCAGCGCAGCAGCGACCGCCGCCCGCTGCTGGGCATCAGCCTCGCGGCCCAGGCCGCGGGTTTTCTCGGGCTGGTGCTGTGGCCCTTGCAGAGCCCGCACCTGTGGGTGGCGCTGATCGGCTTCGGCCTCGGAGCGTGCTTTGCCCTGAGCCTGATCCTCACCCTGGATCACCGGCGCGACCCTCGGGAAGCCGGGCAACTGGCGGCTTTTGTCCAGGGCGTGGGCTTTCTGATCAACGCCGTCTCGCCATGGCTCAGCGGCTGGCTGCGGCAAGTCACCGGCAGCTTTGTCAGCGCCTGGTGGGTGCTGATCGTGGGTGTCCTGGCGATGCTGCTCCTGACCCGGATCTTCAGCCCCGCCAGCTATCAGGCCCGGGCCCAGCTCGATACCGCGCCCCAACCGGCCTGA
- a CDS encoding nucleoside deaminase yields the protein MHDDQHYLQQAVALARRNVEQGGRPFGALLVRNGRVLAEAVNEIHLSQDPTAHAEMLAIRAASRQLGPRLDGCVIYASGQPCPMCLAAMYLCGVSRAVFAASNEQAEPFGLSTAAIYQQLSKPLEAQRLPVLHLPQAAMSALYQDWQERHAAN from the coding sequence ATGCACGACGATCAACACTACCTGCAACAGGCCGTGGCACTGGCCCGGCGCAATGTCGAACAGGGCGGCCGCCCGTTCGGCGCATTGCTGGTGCGCAACGGCCGGGTACTGGCCGAGGCGGTGAATGAAATCCACCTCAGCCAGGACCCCACCGCCCACGCCGAGATGCTGGCCATCCGCGCCGCCAGCAGGCAATTGGGCCCGCGCCTGGATGGTTGCGTGATCTACGCCAGCGGCCAGCCCTGCCCCATGTGCCTGGCCGCCATGTACCTGTGCGGCGTGTCCCGCGCGGTATTCGCTGCCAGCAATGAGCAAGCTGAGCCGTTCGGCCTGTCCACCGCGGCCATCTACCAGCAACTGAGCAAGCCCCTGGAAGCCCAGCGCCTGCCGGTGCTGCACCTGCCCCAGGCAGCGATGAGCGCCCTCTACCAGGATTGGCAGGAGCGTCATGCAGCGAACTGA
- a CDS encoding aryl-sulfate sulfotransferase, with translation MLRLTTALPLLLSTALLASAVQAAPSVYPTGVTRYDPARAYNQYVIFSGADKQTHLIDMNGNEVKNWPQAGFPSAIIDPQLVGGERGRVLLQLKDKEPGPLGSAGNGLGNQSVGELDWNGKLVWQWGDQAPGGAAQQHHDQRRLSNGNTLVLANKVNKVAGFKVPQVIDDAIYEVSPEGQVKWQWLASEHLKEFGFTPAQLKLVYGTDNPDYLHINNLSVVGPNQWFDAGDKRFAPDNLLIDSRNANFIAILDKHSGKVVWRLGPNLSPINPKTAAKVPRPVDQFVGQHDAHIIPAGLPGAGHLLVFDNQGTAGYPSVPLGLIAGSRVLEIDPIKNQIVWQYSAASSRQPGWAFYSSFISSARRLPNGNTLIDEGMNGRFFQVTAGGEIVWEYVSPYLGKAPGSEAISNWVYRALPVSYDWVPQGTPRSETAVSVPDSGLKQAGI, from the coding sequence ATGTTGCGCCTCACCACCGCTTTGCCCCTGCTGCTGTCCACCGCCCTGCTGGCCTCGGCGGTGCAGGCCGCGCCCAGCGTCTACCCCACCGGCGTCACTCGCTACGACCCGGCCAGGGCCTATAACCAGTACGTGATCTTCAGTGGTGCCGATAAGCAGACCCACCTGATCGACATGAACGGCAACGAAGTGAAGAACTGGCCCCAGGCCGGTTTCCCCTCGGCCATCATCGACCCGCAACTGGTGGGCGGCGAGCGTGGCCGGGTGCTGTTGCAGCTCAAGGACAAGGAGCCCGGGCCCCTGGGTTCGGCGGGCAACGGCCTGGGCAACCAGAGCGTCGGCGAGCTGGACTGGAACGGCAAGCTGGTCTGGCAGTGGGGCGACCAGGCCCCGGGCGGTGCGGCCCAGCAGCATCATGACCAGCGCCGGCTGAGCAACGGCAACACCCTGGTGCTGGCCAACAAGGTGAACAAGGTGGCGGGGTTCAAGGTGCCCCAGGTGATCGACGACGCGATCTATGAAGTCAGCCCCGAGGGCCAGGTCAAATGGCAGTGGCTGGCCTCCGAACACCTCAAGGAATTCGGCTTTACCCCGGCGCAACTGAAGCTGGTGTACGGCACCGACAACCCGGACTACCTGCACATCAACAACCTCAGCGTGGTGGGCCCCAACCAGTGGTTCGACGCCGGTGATAAACGCTTCGCCCCGGACAACCTGCTGATCGACTCGCGCAACGCCAACTTCATCGCCATCCTCGACAAGCACAGCGGCAAGGTGGTCTGGCGCCTGGGGCCGAACCTGTCGCCGATCAACCCGAAGACCGCCGCCAAGGTGCCGCGCCCGGTGGACCAGTTCGTCGGCCAGCATGACGCCCACATCATTCCCGCCGGCTTGCCAGGGGCCGGGCATCTGCTGGTGTTCGACAACCAGGGCACCGCCGGTTACCCCTCGGTGCCCCTGGGGCTGATCGCCGGCTCCCGGGTGCTGGAGATCGACCCGATCAAGAACCAGATCGTCTGGCAGTACAGCGCCGCCAGTTCCCGGCAGCCGGGCTGGGCTTTCTACAGCTCGTTCATCAGCAGTGCGCGGCGCCTGCCCAACGGCAATACCCTGATCGACGAAGGCATGAACGGGCGCTTCTTCCAGGTGACGGCCGGCGGTGAAATCGTCTGGGAATACGTCAGCCCCTATCTGGGCAAGGCACCGGGCAGCGAGGCCATCAGCAACTGGGTGTACCGGGCTCTGCCGGTGAGTTACGACTGGGTGCCCCAGGGCACGCCACGTTCGGAAACGGCAGTGAGCGTGCCGGACTCGGGGCTCAAACAGGCGGGGATTTGA